Genomic window (Indicator indicator isolate 239-I01 chromosome 13, UM_Iind_1.1, whole genome shotgun sequence):
GGCCCGCAGAAGGTCTCACGCAGGGCGGGCGGGCGGCGCCCGGGGCCTCCGCGGCTTCGCGCTGTGACTCAGCGCTGCGGGAGACCCAGGGCCTCAGAAGAGGAGACGGCCCCGGCCCTGCAAGTTTTGTGGCGGTCCTGCTGCCCCCCGCCTCTGGGAGCTGCCAGCTTGAGGCGGGGGTTCTGATGTGGCCGGAGGCCTGTTAACCTGCCCGAGGCCCGCGGCGGGCCTTGTGTCCGAGGCGGGCGCGGGCTTCGTGGCTCCTCTGAACCTCCTTGGTCGGGGCGGCGCTGGGCGGAGGGGCTGAGCTGTAGCCGAAGAGCTGCGGGCGGCGATGCCGCTCGCTTCGGGCCCCCCGCGCCACCTGCTTGGGCCGGGAAAAGTGCCAGTCATGCTACGGGGCAGGCTGGGCCTAGGCAGGGCCGCGGCGGGCTGCGATGAGTAATCCTCAACCGAGGTCTTAGTATTGCGGGCGGTGTCGCAgtcagaggggagggagaggtggAGGGCACTGGCAGGGCGAGTTAGTATTTTGGGTCTGTTCCCGAAGAACGAGCAAGGTGAGAGGCCCTGCAGAGGGTGAAAGGATCTTGGCAGTTTTAGGCAGCCCTGTATCGGCGCAGAAGTCGTGCTGCGTTGCAGTGCAGCCGGTGTTGAGGCGTCCTTGTCTTCGCGTGCCATTGGTGAATTCTGGCGCCCTAGGCGGTCTTGATTTACTGTAATTTATAACGTGAAGTCCGAAACCAATTAAAAAGTAGTTTATGTAAACAAACACCGTATTAGGTTTTAAAAACTGCACAGAGGAGCAAGATACTCTCAACGTGCAGATGTTTAAATGGGCTGGGCTAACACAGCAGCCATCCAACAGCAGTGAAGAACACCATAAAACCACAGATCTTATTGGTCTGAGTACATTGTCTcatctgtttatttttgttgcagaaaaagaaatagtctCATTTgacatactcttttttttttctttcccctcccccccatcttTCAGATTATGTCATAACTACAAGATAAACAAGCAGTGATGGAATCACTGGATACTGAGGTGAGAGTACGGAAGACTCTGGGGACTGTTGAATATGTAGAGTCTTCAGGTTTCACCCAGGGAGTTCTGCCGACCAAGAAGGATGTGGTTCAGAATATGCTGTATTTACTGCAGCCCAAAAGAGCTGGCCAAGCCCAGAGGTCCAAAGAGGATGCAGCCCAGTTGCTTGCTGAGCACCTGCAAGAGCACTGGTTGGTTTGCAACTTGCACACCATTGCAACACAAAATATAAAGAAACTTATCCTCAAAATGTATGAGGAGTTTACCAGATTGTATCAGACCAGAAAGCAGAGACAGAACAAGGCTTTTACCGAGCGAGCAGACAAATTCAACGAGAGTTCGGAGAAGCTCTTtgatgtattttgtacagacacGCAGATGAGAAATAAGCTGGAGGAATACAGTGGAATAAAAATGACTAGCATTGAGTGGAAATTTCTTGAAGATcaaagaagtgaaagaaaaatgtactATGAAGATTTCACAGACAAGCAAGAATTAAAGATGATGGAAAGAAGACAAAAGATACAATATCTGGAGCACTTCAGAAAACTTGctaaagaggagagggaaggaaacaaaGCCAAGGAAGTGAAATACAAAAGTGACGAGCAATCAGATGAGGGCACAAGCGTGGATGAATCCTACCCTGTGGAAGAGGAGAACGGAGGAGCTCCAGCGTTCTCACTGCGGGGCAGAAGGAAGCGCCGGTGCACCATGACTCCTGCGAGCACCCCCACGCCCCTGGAGTGCCAGCATATACGGATGAGCATCAGGAGAGTTAGGCCTGGGTTCTACGAGACTGTGGAGAA
Coding sequences:
- the LOC128970599 gene encoding uncharacterized protein LOC128970599; translated protein: MESLDTEVRVRKTLGTVEYVESSGFTQGVLPTKKDVVQNMLYLLQPKRAGQAQRSKEDAAQLLAEHLQEHWLVCNLHTIATQNIKKLILKMYEEFTRLYQTRKQRQNKAFTERADKFNESSEKLFDVFCTDTQMRNKLEEYSGIKMTSIEWKFLEDQRSERKMYYEDFTDKQELKMMERRQKIQYLEHFRKLAKEEREGNKAKEVKYKSDEQSDEGTSVDESYPVEEENGGAPAFSLRGRRKRRCTMTPASTPTPLECQHIRMSIRRVRPGFYETVEKVQNC